The genomic window TTACTCGTCGGTGTCGTTACGCCGCCAGTTGCGTCGCTTGGGGTTTCGCTGGACTTCCATGTCCGTCTTCATCATGACCCAGGCCGGAACGCGGCTGTTCTGGTTCTCGAGTTTGGCAAGTCGCTTCTTCTTGCCCTTCGATTTCTTACCCATAGTAGCCGGACGTAGCCCACGCTGGCTTAAAATCTTGTCCATCTTCGCGACGGAGCCGTCGACGGCGTCGCTGCCGGCTACGGGCCCGCAGTCCGCTCGAGATAGCGCGTCACGCCCTCGAGCGTCGCCTCGCTCAGATCGGTCGTGTACGTCCAGTTCTCGACGCCTTCGGTTCCGCCGTGGCGGTGGAACGCCGAGTGGTCGTAGCAGCCGGTACCGTGGAATCGGGTGCCGGCGCCGATCTCCTCCCGACCGGCGTAGGCGGACGCCATCGGGGAGATGCGCAGCGTCTCGTCGTCGACCCGGACCGCTTCTCCGAGGTCGTGATCGCACGGAGAGCCCCCGACCGCCTCGACCACGTCGGCCGAGAGGAACGTGTGCAGCGTCTCGTGGATCGCCATGTTCCGCGTGACGTCCCGGGAGTCCCAGCGCTCGCTCGCGCCGACGTTCGCCACCGTCAGCGCGTCGCCGGAGGTCCCGTCGGCGTCGTCGCCGACGTGCGCGTTCGGCGACAGCGTCCCGCCGTAGCCGACCCGATAGTTCAGCGGCTCCCAACACAGGAGGAGGTGACAGGTCGATCCCGTCAGCGCGTCGCGCTCCCGCAGCCGGCGGTGGAACCCGTCGAGGACCGCCTCGAAGGACGGAACGACGACGTCGGACGGGCGCTGCACCGCCGAGCGCGCGAGCCGAACCGACCCGCCGCGCTCGACGCGGAGATCGGGGGACTCGAGTCGCGAGCGCTCGCGGGCGTAGTCGCGGACCTGCTCGAGGGCGTCATCGACGGCCCCCAGCGCGTCCCGCAGCGCCGGCGGCCAGCCGTCCGAACCGGCGACGGCGCTTCGCAGTCGGATCCGCAACGGAAGCGATCCGGAATAGACGCGAACCTGCACCGATGTGTCGCCAGTAGCGTCAGCCATCGGTCGCGCGTCTGCTCGGGACCACGAGACGGCGGCCGCACCGCCGACGGCGGCCAGCACCTCTCGACGCGAGACGACGCGCCCGCTCTCGGCCGCGTCGGCGAGTCGAGTCGGCAGTGACGGTGTCACGAGCGATCGACGGCGGGCTCGGCCATCGTGTGCGGTCGCTACGCGAGGGATCGGTATCGATGTCGACCCTGCATTCGCCGAACCGTCGTCGCCGCCGTCACGGCCGACTACTCGAGGGAGAACGACTCGACCGTCGAGTACACCGGGCCCGAATC from Haloterrigena sp. KLK7 includes these protein-coding regions:
- a CDS encoding 50S ribosomal protein L39e — encoded protein: MGKKSKGKKKRLAKLENQNSRVPAWVMMKTDMEVQRNPKRRNWRRNDTDE